A region from the Tahibacter amnicola genome encodes:
- a CDS encoding DmsE family decaheme c-type cytochrome, with the protein MADLTRRIAARLIRLSTLLLFACATPGVTAQTFTADARPWLAAAGAAGGDAPAGFAQARVARNPGAAQAVPIGEKACIACHQLESEHFTHTLHALGLHAAAKADPSVPVCETCHGPGSEHAKAPTQKGSIIGFTRESGTPIALQSQTCLGCHSGGARDHWLGSVHQRNDVTCSDCHNPMANFSGEGLLAKKSVNETCAQCHTDVRVQFDRRSHMPLPEGQMSCVDCHNPHGSTGKSLLKTDSVNETCYECHAEKRGPFLFEHAPVRQNCLNCHTPHGSNEHALLVTSVPQLCQQCHSGLGHPNDLQTPLSLGSGTHPDERLMGRGCVTCHAQIHGSNAPSGPKFHE; encoded by the coding sequence ATGGCTGACCTCACCCGCCGTATTGCCGCACGACTGATTCGCCTTTCCACCCTGCTGCTCTTCGCCTGCGCTACACCCGGCGTAACAGCCCAGACCTTCACCGCCGACGCACGGCCGTGGCTGGCTGCTGCCGGCGCCGCGGGCGGCGATGCGCCGGCCGGCTTCGCCCAGGCGCGCGTGGCGCGCAATCCCGGCGCGGCCCAGGCCGTGCCGATCGGCGAGAAGGCGTGCATTGCCTGCCACCAGCTCGAAAGCGAGCATTTCACCCACACCTTGCACGCCCTCGGCCTGCACGCCGCCGCCAAGGCAGACCCTTCTGTTCCGGTGTGCGAAACCTGCCACGGCCCCGGTTCCGAGCATGCCAAGGCGCCGACGCAGAAAGGCAGCATCATCGGCTTTACGCGCGAGTCCGGCACGCCGATCGCCCTGCAGTCGCAAACCTGCCTCGGCTGTCACTCCGGCGGCGCCCGCGATCATTGGCTCGGGTCGGTCCACCAGCGCAATGACGTAACCTGCAGCGATTGCCACAACCCGATGGCGAACTTCTCCGGCGAGGGACTTCTGGCGAAGAAGTCCGTCAACGAGACCTGCGCGCAATGCCACACGGATGTTCGCGTCCAGTTCGACCGCCGTTCGCACATGCCACTGCCCGAAGGACAGATGAGCTGCGTGGACTGCCACAACCCGCACGGCTCCACCGGCAAGTCGCTGCTCAAGACCGACAGCGTCAACGAGACCTGCTACGAATGCCACGCGGAGAAGCGCGGCCCGTTCCTGTTCGAACACGCCCCCGTGCGGCAGAACTGTCTCAATTGCCATACGCCGCACGGTTCCAACGAACATGCCCTGCTGGTCACCTCGGTGCCCCAGCTGTGCCAGCAGTGTCATTCCGGGCTGGGCCATCCCAATGACCTGCAGACGCCACTGTCGCTGGGTTCCGGAACCCATCCGGACGAACGACTGATGGGGCGCGGCTGCGTCACTTGCCATGCGCAGATCCACGGCTCGAACGCGCCGTCGGGCCCGAAATTTCACGAGTAA
- a CDS encoding nuclear transport factor 2 family protein: protein MHRRYLLAFLLLPSLAMGGDPLVTRTLADGHQLTDGPRSSAALEQEIRALDAQLFDAAFNHCDADRTAALVSADFEFYHDKWGQTAASGQAFIDGVRAMCERRRTGQDFLARRELIPGSLRVYPMNDYGAIETGSHRFYRVEAGKPDVLTETGQFTQLWKKEAGAWKLTRVLSFDHVLASP from the coding sequence ATGCACCGACGCTACCTGCTCGCCTTCCTGCTCCTTCCATCACTGGCCATGGGGGGCGACCCGCTCGTCACGCGCACTCTGGCCGACGGACACCAGCTGACCGACGGACCGCGATCCAGCGCCGCCCTCGAGCAGGAAATCCGCGCCCTGGACGCACAGTTGTTCGACGCGGCCTTCAACCACTGCGATGCGGATCGCACCGCCGCACTGGTTTCCGCCGATTTCGAGTTCTACCACGACAAGTGGGGCCAGACCGCGGCATCCGGACAGGCTTTCATCGATGGCGTCCGCGCCATGTGCGAGCGCCGCCGTACGGGCCAGGACTTCCTCGCGCGACGGGAGCTGATCCCCGGGAGCCTGCGCGTCTACCCCATGAACGATTACGGCGCAATTGAAACCGGATCGCACCGGTTCTACCGCGTCGAAGCGGGCAAGCCCGACGTCCTGACGGAAACCGGGCAGTTCACGCAATTGTGGAAGAAGGAAGCCGGCGCATGGAAGCTGACGCGGGTACTCAGCTTCGATCATGTGCTGGCAAGCCCGTAG
- a CDS encoding DUF6463 family protein: MKAWIGRWLTVVGVLHSAFAVLIMKPVFPTILERGVIDSVGNEALIGAPVWFMLFSFPLLTTGLAISALEKSRADIPKSTGWLLLLMCAVGAALFPASGFWLAIPAGIAILVRKPARSKLSMTPA; encoded by the coding sequence ATGAAAGCGTGGATTGGCCGCTGGTTGACCGTTGTCGGCGTACTGCATTCGGCCTTCGCCGTGCTCATCATGAAGCCGGTGTTCCCTACGATCCTGGAACGCGGCGTGATTGATTCGGTAGGCAACGAAGCCCTGATCGGCGCGCCGGTGTGGTTCATGTTGTTCAGCTTCCCGCTCCTGACGACAGGCCTGGCGATCTCCGCACTGGAAAAGTCCCGCGCGGACATTCCCAAGTCGACGGGCTGGCTGCTGCTCCTGATGTGTGCCGTCGGTGCCGCGCTGTTTCCCGCATCGGGTTTCTGGCTCGCCATCCCGGCCGGCATCGCCATCCTGGTGCGCAAGCCCGCGCGCTCGAAGCTATCCATGACCCCCGCCTGA
- a CDS encoding S8 family peptidase, which translates to MTAARRPGRLVLAVGLLLTATGISAKQVQWPSGEPSEAMIVVALADKPDPAMAAGGTPRGYGALPSYAGSQRAASASARLATDFQLREVSAWTIEPLRLRCMVYALGDPAKRDDIVAALRQDRRVKLVQPLQEFETFASPSPQTEPASAAVRPRYNDPYLGLQHSFAAIEAADAQRWARGKGVTVAVIDTGVDPRHPDLEGRIVASKDFVAQTASPAATDRHGTEVAGVISAVADNEVGIVGVAPEARLFSYRACWPVASQASAARCNSYTLALALGAAIHSDARIINLSLGGPKDPLLEELVRYAIDHGKVVVGAVPPSRNMTGFPVGIDGVIAVDTGEAGPAAPDVLAAPGKDILTLEPGGHFDYASGSSLSAAHVSGAAALLLSLHPRLDAAQLRQLLLRSRRDAGASIDVCAAMAELQRAVPGDRNVPQGSPACGHSTDG; encoded by the coding sequence GTGACAGCCGCCCGACGCCCTGGTCGCCTCGTCCTCGCGGTGGGACTCTTGCTGACTGCCACGGGCATCTCGGCAAAGCAGGTCCAATGGCCCTCCGGTGAACCCTCAGAAGCGATGATCGTGGTGGCGCTGGCCGACAAACCGGATCCCGCCATGGCCGCCGGGGGGACTCCGCGAGGCTACGGCGCCTTGCCCAGCTACGCAGGAAGCCAGCGCGCGGCATCCGCGTCCGCCCGACTGGCAACCGACTTCCAGCTGCGCGAGGTGTCGGCCTGGACGATCGAACCGCTGCGGCTGCGCTGCATGGTCTACGCACTGGGTGATCCGGCAAAGCGCGACGACATCGTGGCCGCATTGCGCCAGGACCGGCGCGTGAAACTGGTCCAGCCGCTGCAGGAATTCGAAACCTTCGCCAGCCCGTCTCCACAGACGGAACCAGCCTCTGCTGCAGTGCGCCCGCGCTACAACGATCCCTACCTTGGCCTGCAGCACAGCTTCGCGGCGATCGAAGCGGCGGACGCCCAGCGCTGGGCGCGCGGCAAAGGCGTTACCGTCGCCGTGATCGACACCGGCGTGGATCCCCGGCACCCGGACCTGGAAGGTCGCATCGTCGCCTCCAAGGATTTTGTGGCGCAGACGGCATCCCCCGCCGCCACGGACCGCCACGGCACCGAGGTCGCGGGCGTGATCAGCGCCGTTGCGGACAACGAGGTTGGAATCGTCGGCGTCGCGCCCGAAGCACGGCTGTTTTCCTATCGTGCCTGCTGGCCGGTCGCCTCGCAGGCCAGCGCCGCACGCTGCAATTCGTACACATTGGCACTGGCACTGGGTGCGGCCATCCATTCCGACGCGCGTATCATCAACCTGAGCCTGGGCGGGCCGAAAGATCCACTGCTCGAAGAGCTGGTCCGTTACGCGATTGACCATGGCAAGGTGGTGGTCGGCGCGGTGCCGCCATCGCGCAACATGACCGGCTTTCCGGTCGGCATCGACGGCGTGATCGCCGTAGATACCGGCGAGGCCGGTCCTGCCGCACCCGACGTGCTCGCGGCACCCGGCAAAGACATCCTCACCCTCGAACCGGGTGGCCACTTCGATTACGCCTCGGGCAGCTCGCTGTCTGCGGCTCACGTATCAGGGGCCGCCGCACTGCTGCTCTCGCTGCACCCACGGCTGGACGCCGCCCAGTTGCGCCAGCTGTTGCTGCGCAGCCGACGCGATGCGGGCGCTTCCATCGATGTCTGCGCCGCGATGGCCGAGCTGCAGCGGGCGGTGCCCGGCGACCGCAACGTCCCCCAAGGATCCCCTGCCTGTGGACACTCGACGGATGGCTGA
- a CDS encoding CapA family protein, with amino-acid sequence MSCRRAVLILALALANTAPAFANELRLLFTGDILLSRQVHEEWRRRGTSPWESLAPLFQAADWVGGNLEGAFGNSEGCAGAAGPCFAIDTATVPLVVQAGFDVLTHENNHSGDLGTAGRRETIAALHPAGVLALDFAQSPRFFQRGETTLALIAVNTVRGRDGRTQAIPSVELAQKLRLARSVASVVAVSIHWGPELVDWPSSTQRAQAAWLVDQGADVIFGHHPHVVQPAECVSGKPVFYSLGNHLFDQKYPQTKLGAIADCRVRDHTLRCAALATRTSPGSTYPRLADITPANTLADCAAPLRAGLVVDGVAIRPEPWSSELPPDGMALEGWRDGKRLWRSRRQHVLSLEQARLSGDNAPPLLFALERHASPLDMTTGVRPYVYAVGPRGLIARWRGSALAWPLLDAVTQAGDDRSILCALHRGDSFIAPDPTTRQTRVAAYRWNGFGFAGLDPAGTDACARRFATVPTGDAAKASP; translated from the coding sequence ATGTCCTGCCGTCGCGCCGTTCTGATCCTCGCGCTGGCACTGGCGAATACCGCACCGGCATTCGCCAACGAGTTGCGCCTGCTGTTTACCGGCGACATCCTGCTGTCGCGCCAGGTGCATGAAGAGTGGCGCCGACGGGGCACCTCGCCCTGGGAGTCGCTGGCGCCGCTCTTCCAGGCGGCAGACTGGGTGGGGGGCAACCTCGAAGGTGCCTTCGGCAACAGCGAGGGCTGCGCCGGCGCAGCCGGTCCCTGTTTTGCCATTGATACGGCGACAGTGCCGCTGGTCGTGCAGGCCGGCTTTGATGTTCTCACCCACGAGAACAACCATTCCGGCGACCTGGGAACTGCGGGCCGCAGGGAAACCATCGCGGCGCTGCATCCGGCCGGCGTGCTGGCGCTGGATTTCGCGCAATCGCCCCGGTTTTTTCAACGCGGCGAAACGACGCTCGCGCTTATTGCCGTTAACACTGTACGCGGCCGCGACGGTCGCACGCAGGCAATACCGTCCGTCGAGCTGGCGCAGAAGTTGCGCCTGGCCCGTTCCGTTGCGAGCGTCGTCGCGGTATCGATTCACTGGGGCCCGGAACTGGTCGACTGGCCCAGCTCCACCCAGCGCGCCCAAGCGGCATGGCTGGTGGACCAGGGCGCCGACGTCATCTTCGGCCACCATCCGCACGTGGTGCAGCCGGCCGAATGCGTCAGCGGCAAGCCGGTGTTCTATTCGCTGGGAAACCACCTGTTCGACCAGAAATACCCGCAGACCAAACTCGGCGCCATTGCCGATTGCCGCGTCCGTGACCACACGCTGCGCTGCGCGGCGCTGGCCACGCGAACCTCACCGGGCAGCACGTACCCGCGGCTGGCGGATATCACGCCTGCGAACACGTTGGCTGACTGCGCCGCGCCCCTGCGCGCCGGGCTCGTCGTCGATGGCGTCGCGATCCGGCCGGAACCGTGGTCCTCTGAGCTGCCGCCCGATGGAATGGCGCTGGAAGGCTGGCGTGACGGAAAACGTCTCTGGCGTTCGCGGCGCCAGCACGTGCTATCCCTCGAGCAGGCCCGGCTGTCCGGCGACAATGCGCCTCCCCTGCTGTTCGCCCTGGAGCGGCACGCGTCGCCGCTGGACATGACCACCGGTGTACGTCCGTACGTGTACGCAGTTGGTCCGCGCGGGCTGATTGCCCGTTGGCGCGGATCCGCTCTGGCCTGGCCGCTGCTCGACGCCGTCACGCAGGCTGGCGACGATCGCAGCATCCTGTGTGCGCTGCATCGTGGCGACTCCTTCATTGCACCGGATCCGACGACGCGACAGACTCGCGTCGCTGCCTACCGCTGGAACGGATTCGGCTTCGCCGGACTGGACCCGGCCGGTACCGATGCCTGTGCGCGCCGCTTCGCCACCGTGCCGACGGGCGATGCCGCGAAGGCATCCCCTTGA
- a CDS encoding DUF3160 domain-containing protein encodes MSDRLLRALLPAALGAALAVPVRADESVFVTPELTVTASPAIASHWALPADEKVIDFDIWPDRPVAVALVRGADGAVGVREWTIGTTTAKLLVALPGDVKPASLTVHPLGRKVFLTARRGEESVILSAAEQEGWQWKTLRQGKRELRRLLVAPRPFVTGYEAATNQPILRYRIVFGERLENGSYSTRSITEEGDRDYQVVGPASDYTAMPDVDMEPTRNEAASALPSAFHPAGHILLWQDPHGCFQQLPYDSMNWGSPRPVAGKPCGGSVTVTPNGLGLLHWKKGTPGVTLITGHGQVKSSVAATQTFTGTPSSVADGKGLVGLVDQGGTTAMHYVPISVPLADVVNAWMFVEDPTDEKQLTANNGLFRPLDHEQLYQLYESENYACGGYEASIPTRPYFITTDVFLELVGAAYEGIFVMHEHQAAVPAFWTFVDAAAADLATRQPDSPWAKAFAAVAALRQDGTRNAETQRIRAANARAPSDALESDFNFAELTPRGHYTGSPEMETYFKGVRYLTRMAALRTDSAVLSSASAEVKTRALRWTDAYRAFIAPGRAPLAWSAGSRALPAYARHPLTQPQVFPLSWGYDNEILLSTVYHPDWPEAEQIKGKDGPRLLPSGLDLAAAFGSERARELLREDLGRYPALGPVLDSVGRRAPTAGAGDSLYDAWMLLLGRQWRTADLPGAAELDRTFWQTKRLQTGLASWATLRHATALVNELVAAECGEGGFEAIVLRPPRGYVEPDPEFFATAARLFEQIDRAVAALESAPGGKPLEVSDNGVFSGVNEGVSRRLKATAEQARLFEAIARKELKGEPLTDAEYEAILYIARIAEHHLLIFKSLNNKDLALSNPEPMMKIAEVAGEGPWLMAAVGRPLEWDQVVPFYGRREIVKGSVYSYYEFPSDTVMTDAQWRDRVDQATRPAWISRHLSSKGLSCPAVAPF; translated from the coding sequence ATGTCCGACCGACTTCTCCGCGCCCTGCTGCCGGCCGCCCTGGGTGCCGCGCTGGCCGTTCCCGTCCGTGCCGACGAGTCGGTCTTCGTCACCCCGGAGCTGACCGTGACGGCGTCGCCGGCGATCGCGTCACACTGGGCACTGCCTGCCGACGAGAAGGTGATCGATTTCGACATCTGGCCAGACCGTCCCGTCGCCGTCGCCCTCGTTCGCGGCGCAGACGGCGCAGTCGGCGTGCGGGAATGGACGATCGGCACCACGACCGCAAAACTGCTGGTTGCCTTGCCCGGGGACGTGAAACCGGCCAGCCTCACCGTTCATCCGCTGGGCCGGAAGGTATTCCTGACAGCGCGCCGCGGGGAGGAGTCGGTGATCTTGTCGGCCGCCGAGCAGGAGGGCTGGCAATGGAAGACGCTACGCCAGGGCAAACGCGAGCTGCGGCGCCTCCTGGTCGCGCCGCGCCCCTTCGTCACCGGCTACGAAGCCGCCACGAACCAACCGATCCTGCGCTACCGCATCGTCTTTGGCGAGCGCCTGGAGAACGGCAGCTATTCCACCCGATCGATTACCGAAGAAGGTGATCGCGACTACCAGGTCGTCGGCCCGGCTTCCGACTACACCGCCATGCCGGACGTCGACATGGAACCCACGCGCAACGAGGCGGCCTCAGCCCTGCCTTCGGCGTTCCATCCGGCGGGCCACATCCTGCTGTGGCAGGACCCACACGGCTGCTTCCAGCAATTGCCCTACGACAGCATGAACTGGGGTTCACCCAGACCCGTCGCCGGAAAGCCCTGCGGCGGCTCGGTCACCGTCACGCCCAACGGCCTGGGACTGCTGCACTGGAAGAAGGGCACGCCCGGCGTCACGCTGATCACCGGGCATGGACAGGTGAAATCCTCCGTCGCCGCCACGCAGACGTTTACCGGCACGCCGTCGTCCGTTGCCGACGGCAAGGGGCTGGTGGGGCTGGTCGACCAGGGCGGCACCACGGCCATGCACTACGTACCGATTTCGGTGCCGCTGGCGGATGTTGTCAACGCCTGGATGTTCGTGGAAGACCCGACGGACGAAAAGCAGCTGACCGCCAATAACGGGCTGTTTCGTCCGCTCGATCACGAGCAGCTCTACCAGCTGTACGAATCCGAAAACTATGCCTGCGGCGGCTACGAGGCCAGCATCCCGACGCGTCCCTACTTCATCACGACCGATGTCTTCCTGGAGCTCGTCGGCGCCGCGTACGAAGGCATTTTCGTGATGCACGAGCACCAGGCCGCGGTGCCCGCATTCTGGACGTTCGTCGACGCCGCCGCGGCCGACCTCGCGACCCGCCAGCCGGATAGCCCCTGGGCCAAGGCGTTTGCCGCCGTGGCGGCACTGCGCCAGGACGGCACCCGCAACGCCGAGACCCAGCGCATCCGTGCCGCCAACGCGCGCGCGCCGTCGGACGCACTGGAGTCGGACTTCAACTTCGCCGAGCTCACGCCGCGCGGCCACTACACCGGTTCGCCGGAAATGGAAACCTACTTCAAGGGCGTGCGGTATCTCACGCGGATGGCGGCGCTGCGAACGGACTCCGCCGTGCTGTCGTCGGCCTCCGCCGAGGTCAAGACCCGCGCATTGCGCTGGACCGATGCCTATCGCGCCTTCATCGCACCGGGCCGCGCGCCCCTGGCCTGGAGCGCCGGCAGCCGCGCCCTTCCCGCCTACGCACGGCATCCGTTGACACAGCCACAGGTATTCCCGCTTTCCTGGGGCTACGACAACGAGATCCTGCTATCAACGGTGTATCACCCCGACTGGCCCGAGGCGGAACAGATCAAGGGTAAAGACGGGCCACGCCTGCTGCCCTCGGGGCTCGACCTCGCCGCGGCGTTCGGCAGCGAGCGGGCACGCGAACTGTTGCGGGAAGATCTCGGCCGTTATCCGGCCCTGGGTCCCGTCCTGGATAGCGTCGGCCGCCGCGCACCGACAGCCGGGGCCGGCGACAGCCTTTACGATGCCTGGATGCTCCTGCTCGGACGCCAATGGCGCACTGCCGATCTTCCCGGCGCGGCGGAACTGGACCGCACCTTCTGGCAGACCAAGCGGTTGCAGACCGGCCTGGCCTCCTGGGCGACGCTGCGCCACGCCACGGCCCTGGTCAATGAGCTGGTTGCCGCCGAATGCGGCGAGGGTGGTTTCGAAGCCATCGTGCTGCGGCCGCCGCGCGGCTACGTCGAGCCGGATCCGGAGTTCTTCGCAACTGCGGCGCGCCTGTTCGAGCAGATCGACCGTGCCGTCGCCGCACTGGAAAGCGCCCCCGGCGGCAAACCACTGGAAGTCAGCGACAACGGTGTTTTCAGCGGCGTCAATGAAGGTGTGTCGCGTCGCCTGAAGGCCACCGCCGAACAAGCCCGCCTGTTCGAAGCCATAGCCCGCAAGGAACTCAAGGGCGAGCCGCTGACCGATGCGGAGTACGAGGCAATCCTCTACATCGCGCGTATCGCCGAGCACCACCTGCTGATCTTCAAGAGCCTCAACAACAAGGATCTCGCGCTATCGAATCCGGAGCCGATGATGAAGATCGCCGAAGTGGCTGGCGAAGGCCCCTGGCTGATGGCCGCGGTGGGACGGCCGCTGGAGTGGGACCAGGTTGTTCCGTTCTATGGCCGGCGCGAGATCGTGAAGGGAAGCGTCTATTCCTACTATGAGTTTCCGTCCGACACCGTCATGACCGATGCGCAATGGCGCGATCGCGTGGACCAGGCCACGCGACCGGCGTGGATCTCGCGGCACCTGTCGAGCAAGGGGCTGTCATGTCCTGCCGTCGCGCCGTTCTGA
- a CDS encoding RNA polymerase sigma factor: MNPDQELVEAVLARKPGAFERLVATHQGLCWHIILRLVRHPEDARDLCQEAFLRVHQFLHQFRYDCALKSWIGRVAYMVALRHLEKQRIPVVSADADDDGDLLASHSDGFDLESALVDHELAGHLHAAIDALPPVQRTILTLYHLEELSIPDIAQVTGMAVGTIKSHLFRTRLQLRQWLENRLGVMA; this comes from the coding sequence ATGAATCCGGACCAGGAACTGGTCGAAGCCGTACTGGCCCGGAAACCGGGGGCTTTCGAGCGCCTGGTCGCCACTCACCAGGGGCTGTGCTGGCACATCATCCTGCGCCTGGTTCGGCATCCGGAAGATGCCCGCGACCTGTGCCAGGAGGCGTTCCTGCGGGTCCACCAGTTCCTGCACCAGTTCCGCTACGACTGCGCGCTCAAGTCCTGGATCGGCCGGGTGGCCTACATGGTGGCCCTGCGGCACCTGGAGAAGCAGCGCATCCCGGTCGTATCGGCCGACGCGGACGATGACGGGGATCTGCTGGCCAGTCACAGCGACGGCTTCGACCTGGAGTCAGCCCTGGTCGATCACGAGCTGGCCGGCCACCTGCACGCGGCGATCGACGCGCTGCCGCCGGTGCAACGCACGATCCTGACCTTGTATCACCTGGAAGAACTCAGCATCCCGGATATTGCCCAGGTCACCGGCATGGCCGTGGGCACGATCAAGAGCCACCTGTTCCGCACGCGCCTGCAGTTGCGCCAGTGGCTGGAAAACCGTCTTGGAGTGATGGCATGA
- a CDS encoding zf-HC2 domain-containing protein has product MSVETPLTHPETWELIPWVINGTADAHAKARVEAHLRHCADCRDEYALQFQLHAGMQVPQAGAPDPQPALQRLLARIEAGSADTEPASAAPHTVVANGEPALTVTRGSRRWISGLAAAVAVQAVGLALLGTALVQRDDTPDTRAGFHTLSSAAVPSAALVRFVPAPGMTVSEMQSLLAEVKMHIVESSEESAIYGLAPRRDPAAPGAVATTDVAAVVTRLRAHPQVLLAEPIAGSQIR; this is encoded by the coding sequence ATGAGCGTTGAAACTCCTCTCACCCATCCGGAAACCTGGGAACTGATTCCCTGGGTCATCAACGGCACCGCCGACGCCCACGCAAAGGCGCGCGTGGAAGCGCATCTGCGCCACTGCGCCGACTGCCGCGACGAATACGCGCTGCAGTTCCAGCTGCACGCCGGCATGCAGGTACCGCAGGCCGGTGCACCGGATCCGCAGCCGGCCCTGCAGCGTCTGCTCGCCCGCATCGAAGCGGGCAGCGCAGATACAGAACCGGCTTCCGCCGCTCCACACACGGTGGTTGCGAACGGGGAACCTGCCCTCACCGTGACGCGCGGCAGCCGGCGCTGGATCTCGGGCCTGGCTGCGGCGGTGGCGGTGCAGGCGGTGGGCCTGGCATTGCTGGGCACGGCACTCGTCCAGCGTGACGACACCCCCGACACCCGCGCCGGATTCCACACCTTGTCGAGCGCGGCAGTGCCATCGGCCGCACTGGTGCGTTTCGTGCCGGCGCCGGGAATGACAGTCAGCGAGATGCAATCGCTGCTGGCTGAGGTAAAAATGCATATTGTGGAAAGCAGCGAGGAGAGCGCGATCTATGGCCTGGCCCCCCGTCGCGATCCGGCGGCACCTGGCGCCGTCGCAACAACCGACGTTGCCGCAGTGGTGACGCGTCTGCGCGCCCATCCGCAGGTGCTGCTGGCTGAACCCATTGCCGGCAGCCAGATCCGATGA
- a CDS encoding RNA polymerase sigma factor yields the protein MKPISDLPDAQCHPQRPDEASGDGAERALLTAVANGDRVAFQRLYTHYYTRLIRFLTRHTSRRDLLDEIINDVFWIVWRKAPEFRGDSKVGTWIIGIAYRCMLKTLRFEPASRESAEFTDDDMDGGCTDTPEAEQRELRDWVMRGLATLPPEQRMTLELAYYLGQSCEEIAAIMNCAVGTVKARMFHARLRLRNTLPAIGGDTAVPVRFPESAP from the coding sequence ATGAAACCGATTTCGGACTTACCTGATGCCCAGTGCCACCCCCAGCGCCCTGACGAGGCGTCCGGCGACGGCGCGGAGCGTGCCCTGCTCACGGCCGTCGCAAATGGCGACCGCGTCGCATTCCAGCGCTTGTACACGCACTACTACACCCGCCTGATCCGCTTCCTGACGCGCCATACCTCGCGCAGGGACCTGCTCGACGAAATCATCAACGACGTGTTCTGGATCGTCTGGCGCAAGGCACCGGAATTCCGGGGCGACTCCAAGGTCGGCACCTGGATCATCGGCATCGCCTACCGGTGCATGCTCAAAACCCTGCGCTTCGAGCCGGCCTCGCGCGAGAGCGCCGAATTCACCGACGACGACATGGACGGCGGCTGCACTGACACGCCCGAAGCCGAGCAGCGCGAACTGCGCGACTGGGTCATGCGGGGCCTGGCCACGCTGCCGCCCGAGCAGCGCATGACACTGGAGCTGGCCTATTACCTCGGCCAATCCTGCGAGGAAATCGCCGCGATCATGAATTGCGCGGTGGGCACCGTGAAAGCCAGGATGTTCCATGCCCGCCTCCGTCTTCGTAACACCCTTCCGGCCATCGGCGGCGACACCGCCGTGCCAGTCCGTTTTCCGGAATCTGCACCATGA
- a CDS encoding DUF4157 domain-containing protein has translation MIRHLLRRLLLARLPSLAALAIQWAEQQAAVIARDGKPLTQRGTAVARRMGVREPERVRVLVVTVIPAPDSWRLRLAARALGFLRPSTLGLTLGHGIFLREGYAGMRLLSHELRHVHQYEEAGSIARFLPVYLRQLLTFGYERAPLEVEARLHEVRDGPYA, from the coding sequence GTGATTCGTCACTTGCTGCGACGTCTGCTGCTTGCGCGCCTGCCTTCGCTGGCTGCGCTGGCGATCCAATGGGCCGAACAGCAGGCCGCCGTGATCGCACGCGATGGCAAGCCCCTGACGCAGCGTGGCACGGCAGTGGCCCGGCGCATGGGGGTCCGTGAGCCGGAACGCGTGCGCGTGCTTGTGGTCACCGTCATCCCGGCTCCCGACAGTTGGCGATTGCGCCTGGCGGCGCGGGCGCTGGGGTTTCTCAGGCCATCCACCCTCGGGCTGACGCTGGGCCATGGAATCTTCCTGCGGGAAGGTTATGCGGGGATGCGGCTGCTTTCCCATGAATTGCGGCATGTTCACCAGTACGAGGAGGCCGGATCGATCGCCCGGTTCCTGCCGGTGTATTTGCGCCAGCTGCTGACGTTCGGGTATGAACGTGCTCCGTTGGAAGTCGAGGCCCGCCTGCACGAGGTGCGGGATGGGCCCTACGCGTAG